Sequence from the Prunus persica cultivar Lovell chromosome G5, Prunus_persica_NCBIv2, whole genome shotgun sequence genome:
ttttttttaaagtcgaCTGCCTAGGGTctccattttatataaatctctgtatataatatatatatatatatattggtcaagatatatttttaaattgtacTATAGTCAACATTAATAATATTAGGCCCAAGTAttggttataaaaaaaaaacccaattattcactttaaaactaaaaagagaaaacttaatataaaaaggaaacGTAGTTTAATCAGGTAACCTACTAGCACATAccttaacccaaaaaaaaaaaactagttgcATAAATATATGCAGAGCTctacaaaaggaaaagaaacaaaaaaacaagcaCTTTATTGAATATCAGCATATATGAAATCTACTGTGCTCGAcgtaaggaaaaaaaaagcactTTATTGGAACATGTAGAAAGAAGGTTTTCAAAGTTGAAGTTGATCAAATTTTACCTTCGGTCAACTATGTCACAAGAAAGATAAAATGGTTTAGCTATGTAATTCATTGAAAAAGACATTGTAGAAAAACTTAATTatgtaaaattaattgatattTTTGCATCAAAAAATGTAAAACGAGTgatattttgattaatttaataaagttatatgaattatattttttatgtttatttttaggttacaattgtgacttttagttcataatttttttatataaaaaaaaatcatataagtatatctatatataaagcaaaaggcagagaatgatgaaacattcaaaatgccaaaaaatgtcattggttaatgcaaacattttCACACTTTtgcatattaaaaaaaattaaaactaaaagaaaaatcagataatgtatcatattttttatggaacacaactacccattatcttttttaattctaaaataaatttaaattttttttaaaaaagcattTCGCAGGCGCTGAAGAGTGTACGGAGAcactagtatatatatatagagaaaaaGTGGAAGGCCACATTTTGGTGGTTCTTCTAGGGCCTCCAAAACCTTAGAACCACCGCTGATTTATAGTACAAACGAGTAAACCCTAATCAAGCACATTAAAGTTTGGAAATTCTAATTGTGGAAGGTGTGCAAAATTATAAGCTTAGGTATAATTTCATAGCTTCAGTTTAATCCTCTTTCATTAATGTTATACATTCATGATTGACACATCGCAGGGAGGGTGTTAAAGTGCTGACAATGACATTGAGAGGGTGTCTTTGTAACTGAAGTTTGTAATGCACATCGTTATAGATGCTTACCCACCAACGAATTCCATTAACACTCAGAAATCTAGAAGATTGATTGAAAATCAGAGAGTATGTCTTCGGAACTAAGTTTATATCTCCCAACCATCTATCTGTCTTTTGAGGgggtttatgtttttttttttttttcatctatTTTCTGTCTTTGGTTCAACAAATACAACCCATATTCTGAAATCTGGTTAACCAAGCAAATACAGACCACAATATACACACAGAAAAATATGTCTCAAATCAATCACCAAATAAGAAACACAGATGTTTCGGCGAAACAAGCATATGCGACACCAAAGTGCCCACCATGCCATGAATCCTTTTGGCACTCTTCTCTCTTGCAGTCCCTCCATCAAAGCAACCATTGGTTTCAACCGTAATTACTAGACAAACAAAATCCAAGACTAAGAAGTTCAGTTTATTACTCAACATATGGAGCATCAACACACTTCTTGCACTTGTGACAGTTTTTGTGCCCTTGTTGGCCGATGAGGGCACAAAAAACCACATAGCAAATCACCCAAACTGTACCAAAAAATTTGACATGACTGATAAAGGACCTAGATTAAATCGGTTTTCCcaatggaaacaaaaaaaatatattcagGTATCACAGCTGCAGGTAGCTTAGGCATCGAGAAACTCTTCTTCCTCCcatatatttttccttttccctttCAAAATATCTCCAAGTAATTTAATTACGAGTGATGTGAGGATGGTAACTTACCTTGCACTTTGTTTCTACActctccttctcttcttcgggTTCAAAATCCTCGCACTCACTTAGTCAAAATAATCATAAACCATGTTACATACAAAATGTAAGAGAATCCAAATGTTATAgatgaaaacacaaaaatgtgAAGGAAACTTACGGTGCGAAGCTGAATGTAATATAGAAAGTACCAGAGTGACTAACATCCACATGAAAAACAGTTGAATCTAAGGTCTTGATACAACTTCCTTCTTCTCCAACAACAATTTGAAACGTGGTTATACAAAGATATTGACGACAATCAATTTCATCGTTCTGGGCAGTTCGGATATGACAAAAATCATTGTTCCCCAAATGAACCAAATACTCTGTTTGCTTAGCACCACATGTAAATGGCCCACCCCGAACCTCCAGGCCCTGCAATCTTAATGGTGCGTTTAGTGAACAAGCAAAATCACCTTCATCCATCTTTAAGAAGAAGGAGAATGCTAGAATGTTCGTTCCATATTGAGATAAGGCATAGATAGTCTTGCCTACAACCACGGCCCTCCCTCGGAAAGGAACAAAAGCATAAGTGTCAATTTTCACTTCACGCCATACACTTGTACTCACATGAAAAGCTGCGACTTTGAACCGCCGCTCATTGCAGTCACacattgaaaacaaaataaagccaTAGCAAACGGCATGACCAACTATATGCATATTGGCAGGATACGTAgaataaaatggaaaattagGCAGAGGCGTCCACAGATTTGTAGCAGGATCGTAACTGTCAAAGGATAGTTTTTCGGGGTGTACTGGAGCTGCAAGATGATAAAGTTTCCCATACGCAGAAACAATGACCCCAGCCCGCTTAGAAGCTCCCGGGGGCACAAATGAAGCCACTGACAAACTCTTCGTGTTAATAGCATATCCATGCAGTGTCTTGTGCGTAATATCGTTCTCTAGGAGTATAAATAACTGGGAGCGGCTGAAAATCCTCGCCGTCTGAATCGCATAACGACCAAATAACTTGACTATAGGTTCAAGTAGTTGGGGTTCATGAGTGACTCCTTCTCTTCCGGCACCACCGCCCCTATGGTCTTCTCCTCCtcgttttaattttatttcaaatactGCACCACTGTATGGGGGTTCAACATACTTCACCACTACAAACATAGAACTGGCTTTCCCCTGATTTGCCATCCTCGATGTATGGTCCCCCACCATGGGCATGCTGGacagagatatatatatagaacatGTCATGTTAATATTTTCAAACACCTAGCTACCTAGAGAGAATAATTAATCAAGCAAGGTCAAAGCCACAACGAGAGAAAACTTAAGCAAACagtgggggagagagagagagagagagagaatttatgtaaaacaaacattaatCCAGTAAGCCATGCCGCTGACTGACCTTGGGTAAGGATTAACAATGTTGTTGTCGTTGTTTGTACTGTTGTAGACAATCAGCGGGATATTTGGAGAGGTCGTTTCTTCTATTAGGCGAATCACCTCCTTTCTCAGTTTGTATTTCTCGAGATCAACGGCGTTTATGGCTTCCCTGATCTCCCGAAACCAGGCGTAGAGCTCATCTCGCCGTACAGTCATCTTTATTAGTTGGTCCTGAAGATCTTCAGCCGAGGTGAGCTCAGCAACGAGACTCTCCATGATAGTATAGGAGGCTCTATTCTGCTCTCGTACGAGTTAGAACGTTACCTTAacccaaaccctaaccctaaattcaattcaattcatatgATTATATAAGCCTATAAGGGTTGGTTTCAAACAAGCTTAAGGAAACGCGGATTGTCTGTCCTGTCATATATATGCAATCCAAtcctcctttcttttttggttgccGTCTGAATGGCCCAAAAGACCTAGCTAGCCTCTCGACAGAGGCAGGCTCTTTATTCTAAGTTTGGAGTTTACGTTTTATACAACATcccttttttaactttttttcttccctttttgttttggatccAATATCCTTatttaccaaaagaaaaatccaacatCCCTTTGCGTTTGAAATTAACGTACCAAACCGTAAAAACCTTCTGCCGGTGCATACCCAACCCTAAATTCTCTTGTGCTTCAATTTAGCAGCAAAGGCCTATAATGGAGGGTAGGAATAAATCCCAAGCCTTCGCCTCCGCTGAGCTCACCTCGGGTGAAGATGTTGAGGACCTTCAGGGCAAGTTATCGGAGATCGAGAAAGCTCTAGCCGAGGCTGTTGGCCGGCGAGCCCAACTGGATCGTTTGTGGACATCAGTTTTGGAGGAGCTTCGCCCACTACGCGACAGAGTTGCTAGCGCCAAAATTGCTAGCGCGATTGTTGCTAGCGCCAGAGGAGCTTACCGAAGGTCAATGACTTggtggttttaatttttgttttgtctgaGGTTTTCTCGCGTTGCTGCGTCTTTATTCAAAGATTCTCGCTTAGAAAATAACCAGCTTCTTCTAGTACATAAATAATATTCTTAAATTTGAATTGGTATATGAATCTATGCACGATTGTCTGGAACGTTGTTTCGACTACTAACTTgatttgttctctctctctctctctctctctctctctctctctctctctctctctctctctctctctctccagctTTCCCGCGGAGGGTGAAGCTAGAGCTGTGTTTTTAGTGGTGTCTTTTACTGGCGGCAAATATAGTGGAGCATTATATGAagtaaaatttaataaaaaaggagAATATGTTGGTGGAGGAGTTAGTAATGAACCCCCACCTCTTGAACCCCCACTTCTTGAACCTGTAGCCAATTTCCCCGGTGGTTATATTATTCGGGGTGCGAGGATTTTCAACCGTGCCAAGTTATACCTACTTCCAGAGGAAACTATCGATGAAATTTTTGAACTTGAGAATCCCAAGTCACTGGATGGGTTTATGTTTGACACAAGTGCTGGGTCATTGCTACCTTTGAAGCCCCCTAAAGGTCCTAGGCCTTTTGGAGCTCTGGTTTCTGCGTATGGGAAACTCTATTATCTTGCATCTCCAAAATGCGACAGTTCACTTCCGGAGCCGTTCTTTGAGATGTATGATCCTTCTATTGATCGATGGGACGAAGTGCCTTGTTCTTATCCATTTATATGTGAGTATTGGGCTGAGTATTGGGACGATTTAGATATAGTTGGTTATGTTGTTTGCTAtggatttattttgttttcaatgtGTGACCTCAATCAATCCCGTGCCCAAGTCATGGCTTTTGATGTAAGTACAAATAAATGGCATCAAGTGAAAGTTGATGGCATTCCTTTTCGGGGGAGGGGTGTGGTTGTAGGTAAAACTATCTATGCCTTATCTAGTATAGGGATTATGGCATTCACTGTTAAGATGGATGAAGGTGATGAAGGTTGTACTGCCTGTTCACTAAGCAAACCTTTAATATTACCTGGACTGGAGATTATTGATTGGCCATTTAAATATGGTTTGACAGAATATTTGGTTCATTTGGGAAACCATGATTTTTGTCATGTTCGGACTGGCGAGCAGAAAAATTGTACTGATCGTCAGTATATTTGTATCACCATGTTTCAAATTGTTGTTGGAGAAGGAGGAAGCCATATCAAGACCTTAAATTCAACTATTTGTGCTGTGGATGTGAAGGACTCTATTTCTTTCTCACTCAATTTCAGCTTCTCACCGTAAGTTTCCTTCatgtttcttgtgttttcataTATAacattaattgtttaagtttGGATTAGGTTACATGTGCATGTAATGTGACCTTTATATTGTTTCTGATTATTGTGACTCAGTGAGAGCGATGATTTTGAACCGGAAGATGAAAGAATGACTGCTATGAAGGCGAGAAGTATAAAAGCAGAAATAACAAGCACGAAAAAAGCCAAGCAGCAGGAAAACCGAATTCATGGAAAATGTAAAGAGAATATTACTGAAGAAAGCACTTCCTCTTAACCATTTACCTCTGTTGCTGCTCCACCTGTTGAGTAGTAAAGTGAACTTCTTAGTCttggattttatttatcttGTAAATTACGATTGAAACCAGTGGTTGCTGATTTTGAACAATGCTTTGATGGGGGGATTTACGAATAGATTTGGGGAAGGCGATGATTTGTAGCTCAATTTTGATTACTAACTCATGTTGCTGCTTAATATTGCTGACTGCTGTTATGGTGATTGAATTCTCAAATGAATTGCTGACTGCTGTTAAGGTTGTGTTGAAGATTTAGTTTACATTAAAAGCCAATTAAGAGAGAGGCAAAGCAAGAGAGAAGAGTGACAGGGCTGGGTTTGGGTAGGAAAATCAATTTGTTGGCTTCAGAAGGAGGAGGTGGGGTTGGTTGTTCGGTTTACGCCTGAAGAGTTGTCTCCAATTAAGAAATTCCAAGATCTGAGATATGATGCTCCCTCTGCAAATGTGTCAAGCTTTGGTCTCCAATCATAGTCTCTCAAAAAGGCTAAGTCAGCATCAGGTTGGTTGGAGCATTTTCAAGAGAAATGTTAAATTCAACACGAGACTCATTTCAATCGAAATGTTAAATTCTACGCGAAGTaatatttctctcttgctatttttttagttgtttgACTTTGTGacattatttcattattttactattttttttcagttaatGAACTTAGAAAGTAATCAGTCAATAAACActatgtaataaaataatattttaatacttAGTGACACCCACCTCACCGCCCACCGCCACAACTAAAGgcgaaaatttttatgaaaacatgTCTTACTAGTGATGACGCAATATTAAAAGCATGGTTTTGGAAatttataaagcaaaaggagaGTTTCCTCCAAATTTATTCAGACTGCAAGGGGATTTGGGACTGGGTGATTTGGACTATACAGAAGGCTTTTGGGCTATCGCATATGAGacatttgatttcatatttgaaGATTGGTTAAAAACGAAAGCATGTCGTAGCTCTATCAGGAATCAATTTGGAAATTTAGATCCAGGTGGCGCTCTCAATTGAAGTGAGTAAAGTATTTCATGCTTGTTTTTGGGTCTAGTTGAAGACATGGACACACTCTTAGCCTGCCATGATGGATTTCTCCTAGGAACTTGGTTAGAAAGCGCAAAGAAACTCGCCCAAGATGAAGAACAGGAAAAGCAGGTTTGAATCCTAGTTGAACTATCATCAAACTCATGTCAtcaaaaaagacaaaactTTAAGAATTAATTGATTTGATATCAAATGCAGTTTGAATGGAATGCTAGAACTCAGATAACTATGTGGTTTGACAACACAAAGGAGGAAGCAAGTCTGCTTCGCGACTATGGTATGACAAAGGGTGATGCCTTATAAGAATTCATATCCTGCAATCTTTTACTGTAGAAACATTGAACTGTCTGTCTGCATGCAAATATTGCTGTAAaacttctgtttttcttttttcttgtaggAAACAAGTATTGGAGTGGGCTTCTGCAAAATTATTATGGCCCTCGAGCAGCTATATATTTTAAGTATTTAACACAAAGCTTAGAGGAGGGCAGTGAGTTTCGGTTGAAGGATTGGAGGAGGGAGTGGATAAAGCTTACAAATGATTGGCAAAACAGCAGGAAGGCATTCCCTGTGAAAAGTAGTGGAAATGCTCTCAGCACATCCAGATGGCTTTTTGATAAGTATTTAGGATCAAGTGCTGACAACATATAATCCCTGAATGAAGCTGCTATTGAGATTGGAAGACTTTGTGAGTAATGTACtactcattttaattttaaataaagtttTAGAAAACTTGTACAACTTATAAAAGTACCAGTGGTGTTTAATTTTACCATTGCTTGCATATGGGATTTGATTCAGTTAGCACAAACAGTAGCTCATTCCTTATAACTGGAATGTGTTCTTCCTCTAAGCTTTAAGCTTTTGATTACATCTCCCACCGCTCTCCTCCTGTCCTCAAAGATGAATGCAAGGTTATTGAACCGCCAATAGAGTTTGAATTTTCTGGTGGTAAATTCTCAGTAAAACTACAGGTTTGGGAAAATTATTCAGTGCTATATCTGAGCGTGAAATGGGTATTTGAATTCACGGAATTTGAGCTTACCCTTTGTGAATGTAACCAACGATTTGGTCCTCAATTACAAAGCAAAGGAACTCAGATAAACGAACAATTGGTCTGTTTCTGTTTCGCAGCGGAGAAAATTTATTGTATAACTTATCAAGGAAAGCGCGATTGCAGATTTTGATTTCTTCCGAGTAGCCCTTAAGATCTGAAGGGTCGTCGAGGAGGGTTTCCGGTCTAGATATCCTAACGACGTCGTtccaagtgaagaaatcatCGGAGGCTGAGACTGATGCAAGACGACAAACGAGAACTTCGTAAAAAGCTTACTCGGTGGAACGAACTGGAAATGGTGTTACATACAAGGCCAGAGAGTGCGAAAAGTTTGGCGGTGAAACGTAAGGCCAGAGAGTCATTTTACGCATGTAAGTTGTATCAAGTATCAACCAACTTAACTAATTTGAAAAATCGACGGCTAGGCGGCCGCCTAggcgttttttttttgttttttgttttttatttttcttcctgaCTTTAAAGAAAACCTGAGTTTTTAAAGTCTTTATTCGCTGCGGCCAAACGGTTCGTTTTATATTCGTAatggttgatttttttttattttaaaaaacttggGTTGTTGATTGTTGCTGATGTTGAACGATACGCACCGGATTGACTTGTCATGTGATGGGTCATGGATTACGTGGCAGGATCTGGGTCGTCCAAGGAGGGTGCACTCTGATTTTAGAGTGGACGTGGCAGAATGAGGAGTGGTAAATagtttttcttcaagaaaacGAAAGCCCTAGCCATGGGTTGTTGCTGATTTTGGCGGCcgagagttgagagagagcgCGAGAAATCAATGGGTAAAGGGGAAGCAAAGGAGGAAGGGCTTATTTTCAGGGATATAAGCATGCTTATCTCTCACATGTGTTATTCTTAGATAATTCTTAGACCAATTGGGCCAGCCAGGAGTCTGAGCACCTCTCCTGGTTGCTGTCACAAGAAGCTGAAGACGAGAATTGAGCCATGCCCATGAAGTAAGTGATTCACATAGCAAAGAATGTGACACATAGCCATGCACGTAACCATCGATTCCAGATTCGACCATAGGATAAGATAATTGTTCTACACATAGCCATGCACATAGCCATGACACATAGCCATGCATGTATTGTATAACTTAAGGAAAGCGCGATTGTAGATTTTGATCTTTTCCAAGTAGCCCCTAAGAACTGAAGGGTCGTCGGAAGGGTTTCCGATTTGGATATCCTAACGACGTCGTCCCAAGTGAAGACATCATCGGAGGCTGAGACTGATGCAGGACGACAAGTGAGAACTTTATGAAAAGCCTGTTGAGTGGAACGAACTGGGAATAGAGTCGTAAGCGCCTTTGGAAAAAGCGCGAAAAGctttggaggagtcattttacGCTTGTAAGTTGTATCAAGTATCAACCAACTTAACTAATTTGAAAATTCCGCGCTAAGGGGTCGCCCACGTCCAAAATTTACATACCCAACCCTAAACTCCCTTGTGCTTCAATTTATAAATGGTTTGACAATCAATTTTCTACCAAGGCTTTTGAGTGCATCCACCTACCGTCCACACATGCACCCAAGCCAGCCACCGTAGATTTAGGATGCTATCATTTCTGAACGGTTAGATTGAAGTTAGGGTGCTCCATTTTCATCCCTCACTGCATTTTCTGCATCCTTTAAATCTaccaccttcttcttcctgCATCCTTCCTCCCCCTGCATTTTCTGCATCCTAGAGGAAAGACTAACAGAGgtcaaagaaaagcaaaacagCATAAcacaaagaaagcaaaagcTCCAGCAACAAGTAAGTCGAGTTTATGAGTGTTGTTAGCTAGAGATCTTGTTTTTATCCGTTACTTAtagtttattattttctacTTTTCTACAACTTGAACGTAATTGCTGctgatatattttgtttttgttttctttacgTAAATGGTACATGAGGATTACACGAGGCAGGGCATGGCAGATTTGGATTTGCAGTTGTGTACATCTTTGTCTTTGGTGAAGGCTCAAGACAAGGACATGTTTCAATGTTTGTATGTGTGGTCACATATATAGTCCACACCATTTGTCTAAATGTTTAACTTTTATCCCTAACTTAGTTGGGGAAAActtcttcttgtttattttttaaaaaatttcaatttttaacttCCAACGACGAATTTTTAAACTTTCTGTCATGGTATCTAATTATTAAATGCAATCGAACTCGTGTGTAAGATGACGTACACGTTATATTGAACAACTGGCCTAATTCACATATAAATTtgtcataaaatatatatatatataattgattttaaaacattttgtcaaggtaaaaagaagaagtctcTACTTAACAGGTTACGATTAGTTGAAGCTACGAAAGCCACAGTTACAAGTTATATATGAATAATcagatggaggaggaggagctgaGCTACCTTTATAAAAATTGTTTGAGTGAAAGGCTGTATATTTGA
This genomic interval carries:
- the LOC109949357 gene encoding uncharacterized protein LOC109949357; this translates as MEGRNKSQAFASAELTSGEDVEDLQGKLSEIEKALAEAVGRRAQLDRLWTSVLEELRPLRDRVASAKIASAIVASARGAYRSFPAEGEARAVFLVVSFTGGKYSGALYEVKFNKKGEYVGGGVSNEPPPLEPPLLEPVANFPGGYIIRGARIFNRAKLYLLPEETIDEIFELENPKSLDGFMFDTSAGSLLPLKPPKGPRPFGALVSAYGKLYYLASPKCDSSLPEPFFEMYDPSIDRWDEVPCSYPFICEYWAEYWDDLDIVGYVVCYGFILFSMCDLNQSRAQVMAFDVSTNKWHQVKVDGIPFRGRGVVVGKTIYALSSIGIMAFTVKMDEGDEGCTACSLSKPLILPGLEIIDWPFKYGLTEYLVHLGNHDFCHVRTGEQKNCTDRQYICITMFQIVVGEGGSHIKTLNSTICAVDVKDSISFSLNFSFSPESDDFEPEDERMTAMKARSIKAEITSTKKAKQQENRIHGKCKENITEESTSS
- the LOC18777174 gene encoding alpha-N-acetylglucosaminidase encodes the protein MDTLLACHDGFLLGTWLESAKKLAQDEEQEKQFEWNARTQITMWFDNTKEEASLLRDYGNKYWSGLLQNYYGPRAAIYFKYLTQSLEEGSEFRLKDWRREWIKLTNDWQNSRKAFPVKSSGNALSTSRWLFDKYLGSSADNI